One genomic region from Myripristis murdjan chromosome 7, fMyrMur1.1, whole genome shotgun sequence encodes:
- the LOC115362570 gene encoding adenosine receptor A3: MAEWSWVIYTVLEVLIATACCIGNALVVCAVCVGIRGSLREPTFCFLISLAAADFLVGVAAVPLAVLLDGWASLTPDLCLLLSCVVLVLTQASVLSLLAIAVDRYLRLHTPLRYKDLATQTRTWLAVAVCWALSCLLGFTPLFGWHNYTTQVAGATNKSSSSSISTPCTFLSVISLPFMVYFNFLGCVLAPLLVMILLYARIFWSLQGRLQDSAPQARALLLRERRLARSLALVLLLFAVCWIPLHSMNCMLLFHGPEAVTQGTLYAGILLSHANSAVNPVVYAYRIPKIQQAYSQIWRHFLMGLGCCHGDERIQRACSTGNRPNHTEMCGSGGKTTP; this comes from the exons ATGGCTGAATGGAGTTGGGTGATTTATACAGTGCTGGAGGTGCTGATTGCCACGGCCTGCTGCATTGGCAATGCCTTGgtggtgtgtgcagtgtgtgtcggTATCCGCGGCTCCCTTAGAGAGCCAACATTCTGCTTCCTGATTTCCTTGGCAGCGGCGGACTTCCTGGTGGGTGTAGCTGCTGTGCCCCTGGCTGTGCTATTAGACGGTTGGGCGagtctgacccctgacctctgccTGCTTCTCAGCTGTGTGGTGCTTGTGCTGACCCAAGCCTCTGTGCTGTCACTGTTAGCTATTGCTGTGGACCGCTACCTGCGGCTACACACCCCGCTCAG GTACAAAGACCTGGCCACACAGACACGTACATGGCTGGCCGTGGCGGTGTGCTGGGCACTTTCCTGTCTTCTTGGTTTCACACCTCTCTTTGGCTGGCACAACTACACCACCCAGGTCGCCGGTGCCACCAATaaatcttcctcttcttccatcTCTACACCTTGCACCTTCctctctgtcatctctctccctttcatgGTCTACTTCAACTTTTTGGGATGTGTTCTAGCACCGCTGCTCGTGATGATCCTCCTCTATGCACGAATCTTCTGGAGCCTACAGGGGCGACTACAGGACAGCGCTCCCCAGGCCCGGGCCCTCCTGctcagagagaggaggctggCCCGCTCCCTGGCCCTGGTCCTCTTATTGTTTGCCGTCTGTTGGATTCCCCTGCACTCAATGAACTGTATGTTGCTTTTCCATGGCCCTGAAGCAGTCACACAGGGGACCCTATATGCAG GTATCCTCCTGTCCCATGCCAACTCAGCAGTAAACCCTGTCGTCTATGCTTACCGCATCCCAAAGATCCAGCAGGCCTACAGTCAAATATGGAGGCACTTCCTGATGGGGCTaggctgttgccatggagatgagCGTATTCAGCGAGCGTGTTCAACAGGCAACAGACCCAACCACACGGAGATGTGTGGCTCAGGAGGGAAGACCACTCCCTGA
- the LOC115362537 gene encoding transcription factor Spi-B-like encodes MEMMAYVSEIGLAGGRGPWSGVASSSSCAEVDLEVIEEYLQEHSLEVQPVHTPDTPPAAVTQPVHTHSHQDTRIIENSWSGHAYEWHYGSHTPNKEYEEQAPPPAWSSPQDNEWDHSAYSYEAAACSDSDSQSSGSQYQEYPYPLSPASEKGDRKNSDSLPLAPLSGKRKERLFQFLFEMLQTPSMQSCIWWVQSSSGTFQFSSQNKERLAQLWGRRKGNRKTMTYQKMARALRNYSRTGEIYKVKRKLTYQFNEKTLRGLQGDSHTA; translated from the exons ATGGAGATG atGGCCTATGTGAGCGAGATCGGGCTGGCAGGAGGCCGGGGACCCTGGAGCGGCGTggcgtcctcctcctcctgcgccGAGGTGGACCTGGAGGTCATCGAGGAGTATCTGCAGGAGCACTCGCTGGAGGTCCAGCCCGTGCACACGCCTGACACCCCACCGGCCGCTGTGACGCagcctgtgcacacacattcccaCCAGGACACCAGGATCATAG AGAATAGTTGGTCAGGTCATGCATATGAATGGCATTATGGCTCTCACACTCCAAACAAGGAATATGAGGAGCAAGCCCCACCTCCAGCCTGGTCCAGTCCACAAGACAACGAATGG gaccACAGTGCATATTCCTATGAGGCAGCTGCATGTAGTGACTCAGACTCCCAGTCCAGTGGCTCCCAGTACCAAGAGTACCCCTATCCTCTGTCACCAGCCTCTGAGAAAGGAGACAGGAAAAACAGTGACTCCCTGCCCCTAGCCCCGCTCTCAG gaaagaggaaggagCGGCTGTTCCAGTTCCTATTTGAGATGCTGCAGACTCCGTCGATGCAGAGCTGCATCTGGTGGGTCCAGTCGTCCTCGGGCACCTTCCAGTTCTCCTCCCAGAACAAGGAGCGCCTGGCACAGCTCTGGGGCCGACGTAAGGGCAACCGCAAGACCATGACCTACCAGAAGATGGCGCGGGCGCTGAGGAACTACTCCCGCACTGGGGAAATCTACAAGGTCAAGAGGAAGCTGACCTACCAGTTCAATGAGAAAACACTGAGAGGGCTACAAGGAGACTCACATACGGCGTAG